The DNA region TTTGATGACTTCGGCCAACGAAGATGAAGGTGCGCGATTGGCGAAAATTTTAGTGGAAACCCGGCTCGCGGCCTGTGTTTCGCTCGTCCCGTCAGCGCGCTCGTTCTTTTGGTGGGAAGGCAAAATCGACGAACAACGCGAAACCATCATGATCGCCAAAACCCGCCGCGAAGTTTTGCCGCAGCTCATCGAAACCGTGCAGAAAAATCACAGCTATGCCGTGCCGGAAATCATCGCCTTGCCCGTCATCGCCGGCGCAGAGAATTATTTGAGCTGGCTGGCAGCCGAAGTAAAAACGTAGTCTTCAAAAAGTTTTTCGTTGCAGTTCGCTTTTCCTTGCAAATTTTAAAATATTCATGGTTGCAGAAATAACCGTTCTCGGCTCCGGCACGCGCGTTTTGCTCCGCGAGCGCAGCATGTCCGGCTACGCGATCGTGCGTCCGGACTTTTTTATTTTGCTGGATTGTGGCAACGGCGTCATCCGTCGCGCCCTCGAAGCGGCTCTGCCGATTTTGCACGTCGATGCCATTCTTTTTTCTCATTTGCATTTGGATCACGTCGCTGATTTGCCCGCGCTGTTGTGGGCGCTCGACGGCGAGGGCCAACAGCGCACCGACCGGCCGTTGCGTCTTTTCGGGCCGCCCGGTTTCGCAAATTTTTATGCGCGTTTGAACGTTTTATATGGAAAATGGCTCGAACGCCTGCCGCTGCCGGTGCTCATTCACGAAGTGGAGCGCGAGCGGTTCACGCTCGGCCCGTGGCAAATCGAAACGCTGCCGATGTTTCACGGCCTGCCGGCAAACGGCTATCGCCTCGAGCTGGATGGAAAAATTTTGGCCTACACCGGCGACACCGGCCCATGCGACAAAGTGGTGAAACTGGCGCAAAACGCGGATTGGCTGATCATCGAATGCTCGTTTCCGGATGGTCAGCCTGTGCCGACGCATTTAACGCCGGGCGAAGCCGGACGTTTGGCGGCCCAAGCCGGGTGCAAGCGCGTTTTGCTTACGCATTTTTACCCGGAATGCTTTGCGATCGACGTTGCCGCGCAGTGCCGAAAATTTTTTTCCGGCGAGATCGAACTCGCCAGCGATTTGCAGCGTCTCATATTATAATGAAAACCCTCGCCCACAAAAGCCGCGCGGCGGCAAAAAAACATCTCTCCCGGAAAAATATTTTCCGCCTGGCCCTGATTTTCTCGATCATTCTGCATCTGCTCGCTTTTTTGCTGGTGGGAATTTTTACGGTTCCGATCACGGCGATTTCCCAGCAAGCGGCAGCAGCGAAAGACTATCGCCCGCCGATCGTTTTTACCCTGGCTGAAACTCCGGAATCCGCGCGGCGTGAAAAACCGCCTGAAAATGCCAGGCATTTCTCCGATAAAAACGCGGCGGCGCAAAATCCGAACGCCCCGAAAAATTTGCCGGTTGATGAGCCGTTCGCGCTGGGCGCTTTGCACGACGCGACAACCGCGACCCAGCCGCCAGCCAATTCTTCAGAACCGGCGGAGGAAAACAAGCCGGTTGAAAAATCCGAGGAAAGGTTCAGGCCAAATGATGGGTTCAGCTCGAGTTTCAGCCGCGATTTTTTGACCGGCGGCCGGTCGACGCCGCAACAACTTTTGGGCAGTCTCGAAGCTGGTTATGACAACCAGCAATCGCGTTCGCCGGAGATCGGCAGTTTTTCGCTGAACACCTACGAGTGGGATTTTGCGCCGTACATGCTGTGGCTGAAAAAACAGGTGCAGCGCAATATTTATCCGCCGCCGGCCTTCACGCACATGGGCATCATCAGCGGCCGCACGGTTTTGCGTTTTCGCATCAACCGCGACGGCACGCTGCAAGGCATGGAGTTGATCGGCTATCAAGGCCACAAATCGTTGATGGAAACCAGCGTCCGCGCCGTGCAGCTCTCCGCGCCGTTTCGAGCCTTGCCGCATGATTTCCCCGAAGACTTTTTGGAAGTCACCGGCCAATTCGATTACATCGTCACACGCTAAACACGGAGGCTTATGCAAACCGTTTGGGATTTTCTCGCCAAAGGCGGCATCACGATGATTCCGCTCGGCCTGTGCTCTCTCGTTGGCCTCGCCATCGTTCTTGAAAAGTTCATCATACTGCGGCGCCCGCGCATTCTGATTCCGGAAGTCGTCGCCGTCGTTGACAGTCTCGCCAAGGCCGAGGACGTGCCGTTGGTGTTGTCGGTTTGTGCCAAGCACAACGGCCCGCTGCCGAATATCGTCAAAACCGCGCTGGAAAATCGCCATTTGCCGCGCGACGAGATGAAGG from candidate division KSB1 bacterium includes:
- a CDS encoding divalent-cation tolerance protein CutA, which codes for MNEKIENIVVLMTSANEDEGARLAKILVETRLAACVSLVPSARSFFWWEGKIDEQRETIMIAKTRREVLPQLIETVQKNHSYAVPEIIALPVIAGAENYLSWLAAEVKT
- a CDS encoding ribonuclease Z — translated: MVAEITVLGSGTRVLLRERSMSGYAIVRPDFFILLDCGNGVIRRALEAALPILHVDAILFSHLHLDHVADLPALLWALDGEGQQRTDRPLRLFGPPGFANFYARLNVLYGKWLERLPLPVLIHEVERERFTLGPWQIETLPMFHGLPANGYRLELDGKILAYTGDTGPCDKVVKLAQNADWLIIECSFPDGQPVPTHLTPGEAGRLAAQAGCKRVLLTHFYPECFAIDVAAQCRKFFSGEIELASDLQRLIL
- a CDS encoding TonB C-terminal domain-containing protein, with protein sequence MKTLAHKSRAAAKKHLSRKNIFRLALIFSIILHLLAFLLVGIFTVPITAISQQAAAAKDYRPPIVFTLAETPESARREKPPENARHFSDKNAAAQNPNAPKNLPVDEPFALGALHDATTATQPPANSSEPAEENKPVEKSEERFRPNDGFSSSFSRDFLTGGRSTPQQLLGSLEAGYDNQQSRSPEIGSFSLNTYEWDFAPYMLWLKKQVQRNIYPPPAFTHMGIISGRTVLRFRINRDGTLQGMELIGYQGHKSLMETSVRAVQLSAPFRALPHDFPEDFLEVTGQFDYIVTR